A window from Trichomycterus rosablanca isolate fTriRos1 chromosome 21, fTriRos1.hap1, whole genome shotgun sequence encodes these proteins:
- the si:ch211-225b11.4 gene encoding tRNA (32-2'-O)-methyltransferase regulator THADA has product MISTVLDECRCETVISSFVSEQSVSPGVRDKLLLFLEKLKESERSTTKRVKERVLEEALQMLKKIQIELLQLLESKHQNWLIHLLLSLQLEAVNVSSSACRKLDQMLKHLAQVDQSLVFAKVQQCVQKVLQQEKMLSLKDLQIACMFLEESMMGREAVGQAITPLLSKVTKLLPVIMEEEAGRNGPLCYQTVKLCLQVFQLLPQQVALSVFLEQRDEPYMREILRFLMNVILGEISNRDTRLLAGTAVAMLISTAPDSESGAASAWSFLQVSSTEQWCLTVGNLQVDCFPRRSDGLDRLAVTRGLLTCCRKEILINQQNSKKNVLLLDGIFPLISALHREKLDSHYYVFQVFILWLKNVKQCLPDIWEVTGALFFRKGSDLKETLTKIIWNNAESPVEGLSESVRCAFALFLEIYEQDCQHSGDTEKQLYEELLHRIAELPWESKAKYSPLAALLPYVGTDKVLKLYPTLPAHILKCLSTNHLAPCASEIYKSLLQEQRLELTINSKQAPPTELQLASQWAQRWQPIVLKALFSDVMLLQNGASSYLLPCTLRCFPQASDTLLNALDPSAPEHLRAWVCIMSAHRATSGQSPWALDNTVALKTLQLALSSLDDSVRLAAFNLLCCSPKTKEAPLAVEYAAMMKFLPLNLNSESSPFRQHLQAGVRKFLVRIRDSCMASLKSQKNKRGRDEEEKRELEQGIDFVDWLVQLSLVCLSPGNSFQRKKTALLLLAAVLETCSDSWSPDRKKGQPPANMSDLIHWARKRGKWDFYSRSRQLVLIGCLEDVTNEIREHASELLVRFFPASLPADVTAVLFSRAQALLLSPRVQEAQMGALIIGVLQQKCIPLDGVVPDTLKQGEKESARLIRFLLNSLEQQYLTAKQDMLLAARTAPLHGTVSALQKCVLEVPGILINALDHSVTVKMLSVLEKITLLLLGVLHGDQITEDKEILPSFCDMGNAISALIGQGDGGLDREEEENVLLSEEHSLVLTCCWVTLKELGIFLGSLVQRILSFTCKSNPLLTVEDLQRASKVFKDIILKCRHWGAVEGCCIGFTKFCAALLSSSDPELREIPNLILQQGLCVLQSLRSTSVTRRAAGLPMLILGVLAAEDSSTSRPLLAHTVNTLLKTARAALPHDWDQTLDLPQVCAVHTLQALVKGSSLGSTILQYAPAITMLSLTLLSSPCWAMRNAALQLYSSLCSRMLGQKPAGEDASDQYGMSPSAFFTHYPALKPFLFSALETAATDLHEARLSLHPSLYPVLTLLAKLQAGARDQTRALSDFLPPLLQLAASPVYGVRVVSSQALVAIIPPTEYVKSVLQLMEELPKTPRSLCCHNRVHGQLLQIKAILTRALHADTSCHSSVDAVVEELEARLWLASSDQRCPLVRQAYVSVVRLLRENCSGAFLTHLSTLLLDELRRSPHALELGSASFHQSAVHYLCEDPDASLQVWHHLSGGSAVAQLSLVKWVKLGQGWRATSLQKVVEKALQTNLKEALLDQDPEYKRAYLSALVDVMTPHVLGARPFLSGFKEGELQQCVDLLLEGLEKSRAGPELLSHSLCALSLLISQITDLSVLQRWCLLLEAHSCAEALEAPRLACAQSLAFTGGAVVKSGLSGSTALRAISTRLISTGVHLLQDQSQQVRAKAAVFASVLCQSRTEGAPQNCFLVHSNQSLLMLLDLLLEKLWDGEGTLKVLLCHLPECDVSSIVQEATLTQFSRMYEQDKPNVYLEPSVIAETVLPYLLRLAKRYPESTGLAECLDQWGKQNAVAIRENLSVCIRLCSGDRLDPDWLSLLMEPCFHDALHGLYARAVFLLQLHCLSDNLQPLFDPLALAQDLLDLHEQLSLHGVFLQNTFIQFVRTGKAGS; this is encoded by the exons ATGATTTCTACAGTTTTAGATGAATGTCGGTGTGAAACGGTTATTAGTTCTTTTGTTTCAGAGCAATCGGTCTCTCCGGGTGTCAGAGACAAGCTGCTGCTTTTTTTGGAGAAGCTTAAAGAGAGTGAAAG GAGCACAACAAAACGCGTTAAGGAGCGCGTACTGGAAGAGGCATTGCAGATgctaaaaaaaatccagattgAGCTGCTGCAGTTACTGGAGTCTAAACATCAGAACTGGCTCATTCATCTCCTTCTCTCTCTACAGCTAGAAGCGGTCAATGTATCTTCATCAGCCTGCCGCAAACTCGACCAG ATGTTGAAACATCTTGCTCAGGTGGACCAGTCCTTAGTTTTTGCAAAGGTGCAACAGTGTGTTCAGAAAGTGCTGCAGCAGGAGAAG ATGTTGTCATTAAAAGACCTTCAGATAG CTTGTATGTTCCTGGAGGAGAGCATGATGGGACGAGAAGCTGTAGGACAAGCAATCACACCTCTGCTATCTAAAGTCACCAAGTTGCTTCCTGTTATAATGGAAGAGGAAGCAGGAAGGAACGGACCTCTGTGTTATCAGACTGTCAAG CTGTGTTTGCAGGTTTTCCAGCTGCTACCTCAACAGGTTGCACTTTCTGTATTTCTGGAGCAGAGAGACGAGCCGTATATGAGGGAGATTCTGAGGTTTCTTATGAATGTCATCCTGGGGGAG ATCTCTAACAGGGACACACGGTTGCTGGCGGGCACTGCTGTGGCCATGCTGATCTCCACAGCGCCTGATAGTGAGAGCGGAGCTGCATCTGCCTGGAGTTTTCTTCAAGTCTCTAGCACAG AGCAGTGGTGTTTGACTGTAGGTAATCTGCAGGTGGACTGTTTTCCCAGAAGATCAGATGGATTGGACAGATTGGCTGTAACTAGAGGACTGCTGACTTGCTGCAGGAAAGAAATCCTCATCAATCAACagaacagcaagaag AACGTTCTTCTGCTGGATGGAATCTTTCCTCTCATCTCAGCTCTACACAGAGAGAAACTGGACTCTCACTACTACGTGTTTCAAG TGTTCATCTTGTGgctgaaaaatgttaaacaatGCCTGCCAGACATTTGGGAAGTGACTGGTGCTCTTTTCTTCAGGAAAGGCTCAGACCTGAAGGAAACACTTACCAAAATAATTTGGAACAATGCAGAGAGCCCG GTAGAAGGTCTTTCCGAGTCTGTGCGCTGTGCCTTTGCTCTGTTTCTGGAGATCTATGAGCAGGACTGTCAGCATTCAGGTGACACAGAGAAGCAACTTTATGAAGAATTACTGCACAGGATTGCAGAGCTGCCCTGGGAGTCCAAGGCCAAGTACTCACCTCTCGCTGCCCTTCTGCCATATGTGGGCACAGACAAG gTCCTGAAACTCTACCCCACTCTTCCTGCTCACATTCTTAAGTGCCTCTCCACCAATCACCTCGCACCCTGTGCCTCTGAGATATACAAATCCCTCTTACAGGAGCAAAGACTGGAGCTTACCATAAACAGCAAGCAGGCTCCACCAACTGAGCTCCAGCTGGCCAGTCAGTGGGCACAGCGATGGCAGCCTATAGTCCTGAAAGCTCTGTTCTCTGATGTCATGTTGCTGCAGAATGGTGCCTCCAGTTACCTCCTGCCCTGCACCCTGCGCTGCTTCCCGCAAGCATCTGACACACTGCTTAATGCTTTAGATCCCTCTGCCCCGGAGCACCTGCGGGCATGGGTGTGCATCATGAGTGCCCATCGAGCAACGAGCGGTCAGTCACCCTGGGCCTTGGACAACACTGTTGCCCTAAAAACACTCCAGTTAGCTTTGTCCTCTCTGGACGACAGTGTGCGATTAGCAGCGTTTAATCTTCTCTGCTGCAGCCCGAAAACTAAAGAGGCTCCGTTAGCAGTGGAATACGCTGCCATGATGAAGTTCCTGCCTTTAAATTTAAACAGTGAGTCCTCGCCTTTTCGGCAGCACCTCCAGGCTGGGGTCAGGAAGTTCCTTGTACGTATTCGGGACAGTTGTATGGCAAGCCTGAAAagtcaaaaaaataaaagaggaCGTGATGAAGAGGAGAAGAGGGAGCTTGAACAAGGCATAG ATTTTGTAGACTGGCTGGTCCAGTTATCGTTGGTGTGTTTGAGTCCTGGTAACAGTTTCCAGAGAAAGAAGACGGCGCTGTTGCTGCTAGCTGCTGTTCTCGAGACCTGCTCAGATTCCTGGAGTCCAGACAGAAAGAAGGGACAACCACCAG CTAACATGTCTGATCTGATACACTGGgcaagaaaaaggggaaaatggGATTTCTATTCCAGGTCAAGACAGCTGGTCCTAATTGGCTGTTTGGAGGATGTGACCAATGAG ATTCGTGAGCATGCCTCTGAGCTGTTGGTGAGGTTTTTTCCTGCATCTCTACCGGCTGATGTTACGGCTGTGCTGTTCAGCAGAGCTCAGGCACTTTTGCTCAGCCCCCGTGTTCAAGAAGCTCAGATGGGGGCGCTGATTATTGGAGTTCTGCAACAGAA GTGCATACCTTTGGATGGTGTAGTACCAGATACATTAAAGCAGGGTGAGAAAGAATCAGCCAGACTGATCAGGTTCCTGTTGAACAGTCTGGAACAACAGTACCTTACTGCTAAACAGGACATGCTGCTGGCTGCTCGCACTGCACCTCTACACG GTACTGTCAGTGCTCTTCAGAAGTGTGTGCTGGAGGTACCTGGGATTTTAATTAATGCTTTGGACCACAGTGTAACAGTTAAGATGCTCTCAGTGCTGGAGAAGATCACACTGCTTCTGCTTGGTGTGCTTCATGGAGACCAGATCACTGAAGATAAAG AAATCCTGCCGTCATTCTGTGACATGGGTAATGCCATCAGTGCTCTGATCGGACAGGGTGATGGGGGGCTGGACCGGGAGGAAGAGGAGAATGTGCTGCTTTCTGAGGAGCACAGTCTGGTGCTGACCTGCTGCTGGGTCACATTGAAG GAACTGGGGATCTTTCTTGGCTCGCTGGTGCAGAGAATACTATCATTCACCTGTAAGAGCAATCCACTGCTGACTGTGGAAGATCTGCAGCGGGCTTCAAAAGTTTTTAAGGACATTATCCTTAAATGTAGACACTGG GGGGCAGTGGAAGGATGCTGCATTGGATTCACCAAGTTCTGTGCTGCTCTGCTTAGCAGTTCAGATCCAGAGCTCAGGGAGATCCCGAACCTTATTTTACAGCAG GGTTTGTGTGTTCTTCAGTCCCTCCGAAGTACCTCGGTGACGAGACGGGCAGCCGGTTTGCCCATGCTCATTCTGGGAGTACTGGCAGCAGAGGACAGCAGCACCTCTCGCCCTCTGTTGGCTCACACTGTGAACACGCTACTGAAAACAGCCAGAGCAGCACTACCGCATGACTGGGACCAGACCCTGGACTTGCCTCAG GTATGTGCTGTTCACACTCTGCAGGCACTGGTAAAGGGCTCAAGTTTGGGATCCACTATTCTTCAGTATGCCCCTGCCATCACTATGCTGTCACTAACGCTCCTCAGCTCGCCCTGCTGGGCCATGAGAAATGCTGCGCTGCAACTCTAca GTTCTCTCTGTTCCAGAATGTTGGGTCAGAAGCCTGCTGGTGAAGATGCCTCTGATCAGTATGGCATGTCCCCCTCTGCCTTTTTTACCCACTATCCTGCCCTGAAGCCTTTCCTCTTTAGCGCACTGGAGACCGCAGCTACAGACCTGCATGAGGCCAGACTAAGCCTGCACCCCTCTCTCTACCCTGTCCTTACTTTACTGGCCAAACTGCAGGCTGGTGCTAGGGACCAAACACG CGCTCTGTCAGATTTCCTGCCTCCTTTGCTTCAGCTAGCTGCTAGTCCAGTCTACGGTGTGAGAGTGGTGTCATCCCAAGCCCTGGTTGCTATTATACCACCCACAGAGTATGTGAAAAGTGTATTGCAATTAATGGAAGAGCTGCCAAAAACACCAAGAAGCCTGTGCTGTCATAACCGCGTACACGGCCAACTCCTACAGATAAAAGCCATCCTGACCAGAGCACTGCATGCTGACAC CTCTTGCCACTCCTCTGTTGATGCTGTCGTGGAGGAGTTGGAGGCTCGTCTTTGGCTGGCATCCTCAGATCAGCGATGCCCTCTGGTGCGCCAGGCTTACGTCTCAGTGGTAAGGCTGCTGAGGGAGAATTGCTCTGGGGCTTTCCTTACTCACCTGAGCACTCTGCTACTGGATGAGCTGCGCCGGAGTCCACACGCACTGGAG CTTGGCTCTGCCTCCTTCCACCAAAGTGCTGTGCACTACCTGTGTGAAGACCCTGATGCCTCATTGCAAGTCTGGCATCATCTGTCCGGTGGGAGCGCAGTTGCTCAGCTCTCACTGGTAAAGTGGGTTAAACTGGGACAGGGCTGGAGAGCGACCAGCCTTCAGAAGGTGGTGGAAAAAGCACTTCAG ACCAACCTAAAGGAGGCACTACTAGACCAAGATCCTGAGTACAAGAGGGCATATTTATCAGCGCTGGTGGATGTCATGACTCCACATGTGTTGGGTGCCCGACCTTTCCTATCTGGGTTTAAGGAGGGAGAACTGCAGCAGTGTGTGGATCTTCTCCTGGAGGGTCTGGAGAAAAGTAGAGCAGGACCAGAACTCCTCTCTCACAGTCTGTGTGCCCTGAGTCTGCTGATATCTCAAAT TACAGACCTGTCGGTGCTGCAGCGCTGGTGTTTGTTACTTGAAGCACACAGTTGTGCTGAGGCCCTGGAGGCTCCGAGGTTGGCCTGTGCTCAGTCTCTGGCCTTTACTGGAGGTGCAGTGGTAAAGAGTGGTCTGTCAGGCAGCACAGCCCTGAGGGCCATTAGCACCAG ATTGATCAGTACAGGTGTGCACCTTCTTCAGGATCAGAGCCAGCAGGTGAGAGCCAAGGCGGCCGTCTTTGCCTCTGTCCTCTGTCAGTCTCGAACAGAAGGGGCTCCACAGAACTGCTTCCTCGTGCACAGCAACCAATCACTGCTCATGCTGCTGGATTTACTGCTGGAGAAACTATGGGACGGTGAGGGCACTCTGAAAGTCCTGCTGTGTCACCTTCCAGAGTGTGATGTCAGCAGTATAGTGCAGGAGGCCACACTTACACA ATTCAGCCGTATGTACGAGCAGGACAAACCCAATGTGTATTTGGAACCCTCCGTGATTGCTGAAACTGTACTGCCATATTTGCTCCGTCTGGCAAAACGATACCCAGAATCCACTGGTCTTGCTGAGTGTCTTGATCAGTGGGGGAAGCAGAACGCAGTAGCTATCAGAGAGAACCTCAGTGTCTGCATCAGGCTTTGTTCAG GTGACAGGCTGGATCCCGATTGGCTGAGCTTGCTAATGGAGCCATGTTTCCATGATGCTCTACATGGGCTGTATGCTAGGGCTGTATTCCTTTTACAGCTGCACTGCCTCTCAGATAACCTCCAACCCCTTTTTGACCCTTTAGCCTTAGCTCAGGATCTGCTAGATTTACACGAGCAGCTCAGTCTGCATGGGGTCTTCCTCCAAAACACCTTCATCCAGTTTGTGAGGACAGGAAAAGCAGGCTCGTAA
- the si:dkey-174n20.1 gene encoding retinol dehydrogenase 11 isoform X2 produces MLVCFVWINNNNDRRRFCTDVKRLDGKTVLITGGNSGVGKETAVALALRGARVIIACRDEDRARKAIREIKARSHNMNVIFMELDLANMRSIREFCKSYLQREKRLDILINNAGVPSILNWTDDNFSMCFGVNHLGHFLLTNLLLPRLKECAPSRVITLTCSSYKYQKLDFQDLNYNLFPFLTYCRSKLANIYFTQELAHIMEGKGVTAYAVHPGYVQSNWTCHYSFLYQMFMKVITFMFFIPCEAGAQTVVYCTVADEVTAHNGGYFSDCRPAKLKPFAKDAGVAKKLWEASERLVKLA; encoded by the exons ATGCTGGTTTGTTTTGTGTGgataaacaacaataatgac CGCAGGAGATTCTGCACGGATGTAAAACGACTGGATGGAAAAACGGTTCTGATAACtg GTGGCAACTCGGGCGTTGGTAAAGAGACGGCAGTAGCTTTGGCTCTGAGAGGAGCCCGAGTGATCATCGCCTGCAGGGATGAGGACAGAGCAAGGAAGGCGATTAGGGAGATCAAGGCCAGAAGCCACAACATGAATGTGATCTTTATGGAGTTGGACCTGGCTAACATGAGATCCATCCGCGAGTTCTGCAAAAGCTATCTACAAAGAGAAAAGAGGCTGGATATTCTCATCAACAATGCAG gtgtccccagtaTCCTGAACTGGACCGATGATAACTTCTCCATGTGCTTTGGGGTAAATCACCTGGGTCACTTCCTCTTGACCAACCTGCTGCTGCCACGATTGAAGGAGTGTGCACCGAGCCGTGTCATCACGCTCACCTGCTCCAGCTATAAATATCAGAAACTGGATTTCCAGGACCTCAACTACAACCTGTTCCCTTTCTTGACCTACTGCCGCAGCAAACTGGCCAATATCTACTTTACCCAGGAGCTGGCACATATCATGGAGGGCAAAGGGGTGACTGCCTATGCTGTGCATCCTg GTTACGTGCAGAGTAACTGGACATGCCACTACTCATTCCTGTACCAGATGTTCATGAAGGTGATCACGTTCATGTTTTTCATTCCGTGCGAGGCTGGGGCACAGACTGTTGTGTACTGTACCGTTGCAGATGAGGTTACCGCTCATAACGGGGGTTACTTCAGTGACTGCAGACCCGCCAAGTTAAAACCTTTCGCTAAGGATGCCGGCGTGGCCAAAAAACTCTGGGAGGCGAGTGAGAGACTGGTCAAACTTGCCTGA
- the si:dkey-174n20.1 gene encoding retinol dehydrogenase 14 isoform X1 codes for MYLFYTILAALSSFFVLKWMKRRRFCTDVKRLDGKTVLITGGNSGVGKETAVALALRGARVIIACRDEDRARKAIREIKARSHNMNVIFMELDLANMRSIREFCKSYLQREKRLDILINNAGVPSILNWTDDNFSMCFGVNHLGHFLLTNLLLPRLKECAPSRVITLTCSSYKYQKLDFQDLNYNLFPFLTYCRSKLANIYFTQELAHIMEGKGVTAYAVHPGYVQSNWTCHYSFLYQMFMKVITFMFFIPCEAGAQTVVYCTVADEVTAHNGGYFSDCRPAKLKPFAKDAGVAKKLWEASERLVKLA; via the exons ATGTACCTGTTTTACACCATTCTCGCCGctctttcctctttttttgttttgaaatggATGAAGCGCAGGAGATTCTGCACGGATGTAAAACGACTGGATGGAAAAACGGTTCTGATAACtg GTGGCAACTCGGGCGTTGGTAAAGAGACGGCAGTAGCTTTGGCTCTGAGAGGAGCCCGAGTGATCATCGCCTGCAGGGATGAGGACAGAGCAAGGAAGGCGATTAGGGAGATCAAGGCCAGAAGCCACAACATGAATGTGATCTTTATGGAGTTGGACCTGGCTAACATGAGATCCATCCGCGAGTTCTGCAAAAGCTATCTACAAAGAGAAAAGAGGCTGGATATTCTCATCAACAATGCAG gtgtccccagtaTCCTGAACTGGACCGATGATAACTTCTCCATGTGCTTTGGGGTAAATCACCTGGGTCACTTCCTCTTGACCAACCTGCTGCTGCCACGATTGAAGGAGTGTGCACCGAGCCGTGTCATCACGCTCACCTGCTCCAGCTATAAATATCAGAAACTGGATTTCCAGGACCTCAACTACAACCTGTTCCCTTTCTTGACCTACTGCCGCAGCAAACTGGCCAATATCTACTTTACCCAGGAGCTGGCACATATCATGGAGGGCAAAGGGGTGACTGCCTATGCTGTGCATCCTg GTTACGTGCAGAGTAACTGGACATGCCACTACTCATTCCTGTACCAGATGTTCATGAAGGTGATCACGTTCATGTTTTTCATTCCGTGCGAGGCTGGGGCACAGACTGTTGTGTACTGTACCGTTGCAGATGAGGTTACCGCTCATAACGGGGGTTACTTCAGTGACTGCAGACCCGCCAAGTTAAAACCTTTCGCTAAGGATGCCGGCGTGGCCAAAAAACTCTGGGAGGCGAGTGAGAGACTGGTCAAACTTGCCTGA